A stretch of the Rhizomicrobium sp. genome encodes the following:
- a CDS encoding response regulator: MSMSQTLAPHLPYLRRYARALCGSQASGDTYVRAALSALLAGDQTLVEGVAPRVGLYRVFHAIWQSASGRIEDSAPRPTESKTSPEGRLSALDSNKRAALLLTAVEAFSLEEAAFILDETAEEVERAIVDAQQTIDRQLASRVLIIEDEPIIALDLENLVTELGHKVVATAATRDEAVAKAHSERPGLVLADINLGEGGSGIDAVAEILNSFDIPVIFITAYPEKLLTGERPEPTYLIAKPFLPETVQATVGQALFFHSAAKKAA; the protein is encoded by the coding sequence ATGAGCATGTCCCAGACGCTTGCGCCGCATCTGCCCTATCTGCGCCGGTATGCGCGCGCCTTGTGCGGATCCCAGGCCAGCGGCGACACCTATGTCCGCGCCGCCCTCTCGGCCCTCCTGGCCGGCGACCAGACGCTGGTCGAGGGCGTGGCGCCCCGCGTCGGCCTTTACCGCGTCTTCCACGCCATCTGGCAATCGGCTTCGGGTCGCATCGAAGATTCGGCGCCGCGGCCCACCGAGTCCAAGACGTCGCCCGAAGGGCGGCTGAGCGCGCTGGATTCGAACAAGCGCGCCGCCCTGCTTCTGACGGCGGTGGAGGCGTTCAGCCTCGAAGAGGCCGCCTTCATCCTCGACGAGACGGCCGAGGAGGTCGAACGCGCCATCGTCGACGCGCAGCAGACGATCGACCGCCAGCTCGCTTCGCGTGTGCTGATCATCGAGGACGAGCCGATCATCGCGCTCGACCTGGAGAATCTCGTCACCGAGCTCGGGCACAAGGTGGTGGCAACGGCTGCGACCCGCGACGAAGCGGTCGCCAAGGCGCATTCGGAGCGTCCCGGCCTGGTCCTGGCGGATATCAATCTCGGCGAAGGCGGTTCGGGCATCGACGCCGTGGCCGAAATCCTCAACAGCTTCGACATCCCGGTGATCTTCATCACGGCCTATCCGGAGAAGCTGCTGACCGGCGAGCGGCCGGAGCCGACCTATCTGATCGCCAAGCCGTTCCTGCCCGAGACGGTCCAAGCGACAGTGGGTCAGGC
- a CDS encoding NepR family anti-sigma factor: MSKEQNPNREKARAIRARQRVIGRELRRIYDGVAQEPVPDDFLELLRKMDSNEEGKKSS, from the coding sequence TTGTCTAAAGAGCAGAACCCCAATCGCGAGAAAGCGCGCGCCATCCGGGCGCGGCAGAGGGTTATCGGCCGGGAGCTTCGCCGCATTTATGACGGCGTGGCGCAAGAACCGGTGCCCGATGACTTCCTCGAATTGCTGCGCAAGATGGACAGCAACGAAGAGGGGAAGAAGTCGTCATGA
- a CDS encoding sigma-70 family RNA polymerase sigma factor, with amino-acid sequence MTAPHAAPAPHNPSNADTDDFKTELLGLVPFLRAFARSLCGSHEGADDLAQEALVKAWQSRDSFVPGTNLKAWLFTILRNQFYSDRRRAWRQAPWDQDAAEKIPGGGQDQGWSAELSDTARALRALTDEQREALILVGAGGFSYEDAAEICNCAVGTVKSRVARARKALIAILDGDEALPQSDRPPEGEAARDIMAQLDRLAPPDSDAVRRRRKGSDD; translated from the coding sequence ATGACCGCCCCCCACGCCGCTCCGGCGCCCCACAATCCGTCCAATGCGGACACCGACGACTTCAAGACCGAATTGCTCGGCCTGGTCCCGTTCCTTCGCGCTTTCGCCCGATCACTTTGCGGCAGCCATGAAGGCGCCGACGATCTGGCGCAGGAAGCGCTGGTCAAGGCCTGGCAGTCGCGCGACTCCTTCGTGCCGGGCACGAACCTCAAGGCTTGGCTGTTCACCATCCTGCGCAACCAGTTCTATTCCGACCGCCGGCGCGCCTGGCGCCAGGCGCCTTGGGACCAGGATGCTGCCGAGAAGATTCCGGGTGGCGGCCAGGACCAGGGTTGGTCGGCCGAGCTTTCCGATACGGCACGTGCGTTGCGCGCGCTGACCGACGAGCAACGCGAGGCTTTGATTCTCGTGGGCGCCGGGGGCTTCTCCTATGAGGACGCCGCGGAAATTTGTAATTGTGCTGTGGGCACGGTGAAGAGCAGGGTCGCGCGGGCGCGAAAGGCGCTGATCGCCATTCTCGACGGGGACGAGGCATTGCCGCAATCCGACCGTCCGCCCGAAGGAGAGGCTGCTCGTGACATCATGGCGCAATTGGATCGCCTCGCGCCGCCGGATTCCGACGCCGTCCGCAGACGACGCAAGGGATCCGACGACTGA
- a CDS encoding sensor histidine kinase, with translation MTSWRNWIASRRRIPTPSADDARDPTTERGWPLRVTLLVAVTIALLPIAVVSILQGVERARIDVGEVHDRLVQSAHAAASDEENLLSSAEQIARALSNIGDVRDVTRNCDAVLNDALIGVSYFANISRLDASGTNVCSALPRAKGANAFNRPVFRRARTAKGFVVSDQIRSAVLNQPVIVGMLPLHHKKTGRFEGVVSVVLQLHWLDLMVRGHDLPKGAVIFVYDHDGNVLASSEPAVARALSAGAGRDSDGPGIRSASDAEGNNWTYASSPLRGSTIRVAFAMRESRLFGPTYLHVGTDFLMPILMIGLAWAGIWFATERQVTQWIAYLRRISAAYRSGHYTIRPQLEDAPREFRALGGGMSDMAEAIQDRDRKLRDALTQKSLLIREIHHRVKNNLQIVMSLLSLQAGQLKDPVARDALMQAQVRINALALVHRILHEIEDQTTIDLKRLLHELAFQITEGMRSEAMPIRIEEDLVPRDVAGDVAVPLALFAVEALTNIFKYAFAPGQSGVVKITLAEIEGGRLRLTISDNGTGFDTQAQRTGIGTRLIRTFGAQIGGSSSLCSEPGKGTTVEVTFRDPLGEATA, from the coding sequence GTGACATCATGGCGCAATTGGATCGCCTCGCGCCGCCGGATTCCGACGCCGTCCGCAGACGACGCAAGGGATCCGACGACTGAGCGGGGCTGGCCCCTTCGCGTCACCCTGCTCGTCGCCGTCACCATCGCGCTTCTCCCCATCGCCGTGGTCAGCATCCTTCAAGGCGTCGAGCGCGCGCGCATCGACGTCGGCGAGGTCCATGACCGGCTGGTCCAGTCGGCGCATGCCGCCGCCAGCGACGAGGAGAATCTGCTGTCCTCCGCCGAGCAGATCGCACGCGCCCTGTCCAATATCGGCGATGTCCGCGACGTCACCCGCAACTGCGACGCCGTTCTCAACGACGCCCTGATCGGCGTCAGCTATTTCGCCAATATCTCGCGGCTCGATGCGAGCGGTACGAATGTGTGCTCCGCCTTGCCGCGCGCCAAGGGGGCCAACGCGTTCAATCGTCCGGTCTTCCGGCGGGCGCGCACGGCGAAGGGTTTCGTGGTGAGCGACCAGATCCGGAGCGCGGTCCTCAATCAGCCGGTCATCGTGGGCATGTTGCCCCTGCATCACAAGAAGACGGGCAGGTTCGAGGGCGTTGTGTCGGTCGTCCTGCAGCTCCACTGGCTCGACCTCATGGTGCGCGGCCACGACCTGCCGAAAGGCGCCGTCATCTTCGTCTACGATCACGACGGCAATGTGCTCGCCTCCAGCGAGCCGGCCGTGGCGCGCGCGCTCTCGGCCGGCGCCGGGCGCGACAGCGACGGGCCGGGCATACGCTCGGCCTCCGACGCCGAAGGCAACAACTGGACCTATGCCTCGTCGCCGCTGCGCGGCAGCACGATCCGGGTCGCCTTCGCGATGCGCGAAAGCCGCCTGTTCGGCCCGACCTACCTGCATGTCGGCACCGATTTCCTGATGCCGATCCTGATGATCGGCCTGGCCTGGGCGGGCATCTGGTTCGCCACCGAGCGTCAGGTCACGCAATGGATCGCCTATCTGCGCCGCATTTCGGCCGCCTATCGCAGCGGCCATTACACGATCCGGCCGCAGCTCGAGGATGCGCCGCGCGAGTTTCGCGCCTTGGGTGGCGGGATGTCCGACATGGCCGAGGCGATCCAGGATCGCGACCGCAAACTGCGCGATGCGCTGACCCAGAAGTCCCTCCTGATCCGCGAAATCCACCATCGCGTGAAGAACAATTTGCAGATCGTGATGAGCCTGCTCAGCCTGCAGGCCGGCCAGCTCAAGGACCCGGTCGCGCGCGACGCGCTGATGCAGGCCCAGGTGCGGATCAACGCGCTGGCGCTGGTGCATCGCATCCTGCACGAGATCGAGGATCAGACGACCATCGACCTCAAGCGGCTCCTGCACGAACTGGCGTTCCAGATCACCGAAGGCATGCGCAGCGAGGCGATGCCGATCCGGATCGAGGAGGATCTGGTGCCGCGCGACGTCGCCGGCGACGTCGCCGTGCCGCTTGCGCTGTTCGCGGTCGAGGCGCTGACCAACATCTTCAAATACGCCTTCGCGCCGGGCCAGAGCGGGGTGGTGAAGATCACGCTTGCCGAGATCGAAGGCGGCAGGTTGCGCCTCACCATCTCCGACAACGGCACGGGTTTCGACACGCAGGCGCAGCGCACGGGCATCGGAACGCGCCTGATCCGCACCTTCGGCGCCCAGATCGGGGGCTCCTCGTCCCTTTGCTCCGAGCCGGGCAAAGGCACGACCGTGGAGGTGACGTTCCGCGATCCGCTGGGCGAGGCAACTGCCTAG